From a region of the Mycobacteroides saopaulense genome:
- a CDS encoding 3-oxoacyl-ACP reductase: MSAIADADLSGRVAIVTGAAAGLGRAEAIGLARSGATVVVNDIAPALEKSDVLDEIAAVGSKGVTVAGDIGERATADELISTAESLGGLHVVVNNAGITRDRMLFNMSDEEFDAVIHVHLRGHFLLTRNAATYWRGASKAAGAPVYGRLVNTSSEAGLLGPEGQANYGAAKAGITALTLSAARALGRYGVRANAIAPRARTAMTADVFGDAPEDSIDPLSPEHVVTLVRYLASPAAEAVNGQLFIVYGPTVTLLAAPTVEAKFTADSDAWDPSALNSALADFFAGHDPKRTFSATALMAEE, from the coding sequence ATGAGCGCGATTGCTGATGCCGACCTGAGTGGCCGCGTCGCCATTGTCACCGGTGCTGCCGCCGGACTTGGCCGCGCCGAGGCGATCGGTCTGGCCCGGTCAGGAGCGACCGTCGTGGTCAACGACATCGCGCCCGCCCTGGAAAAGAGCGATGTACTCGACGAGATCGCCGCGGTCGGGTCCAAGGGGGTGACCGTTGCCGGAGATATCGGTGAGCGTGCGACCGCCGACGAGCTGATCTCCACCGCCGAATCACTCGGTGGGCTGCACGTCGTGGTCAACAACGCGGGCATCACCCGTGACCGGATGCTCTTCAACATGTCGGACGAGGAGTTCGACGCCGTGATCCACGTGCACCTGCGCGGCCACTTCCTGTTGACGCGCAACGCCGCCACCTACTGGCGCGGCGCATCCAAGGCCGCGGGTGCCCCCGTCTACGGACGCCTTGTCAACACGTCCTCCGAAGCCGGCCTGCTCGGTCCCGAGGGGCAGGCCAACTATGGCGCCGCGAAGGCCGGCATCACCGCGCTGACGTTGTCGGCCGCGCGGGCCCTCGGCCGCTACGGGGTGCGGGCCAACGCCATCGCCCCGCGCGCCCGTACCGCGATGACGGCCGACGTTTTCGGTGACGCGCCCGAGGACTCCATCGATCCGCTTTCCCCGGAGCATGTCGTGACCCTGGTGCGGTATCTGGCCTCGCCCGCGGCGGAAGCAGTTAACGGTCAGCTGTTCATCGTCTACGGACCTACCGTCACCTTGTTGGCGGCGCCTACTGTGGAGGCGAAGTTCACTGCGGATTCGGACGCATGGGACCCGTCGGCACTGAATTCAGCGCTGGCTGATTTCTTTGCTGGGCATGATCCGAAGCGCACATTTTCGGCGACTGCGCTGATGGCCGAGGAGTAA
- a CDS encoding ferredoxin → MRVGVVPDRCEGNLVCLGIAPEVFDVDDDDYVVILQEEVPADQEDLVEQAIAECPRAALIRKD, encoded by the coding sequence ATGCGTGTCGGTGTCGTTCCTGACCGTTGTGAAGGCAACTTGGTGTGCCTCGGGATCGCTCCAGAGGTGTTCGACGTCGATGACGATGACTATGTCGTCATCCTGCAGGAGGAAGTACCGGCCGATCAGGAAGATCTGGTCGAGCAGGCGATCGCGGAGTGCCCGCGCGCCGCATTGATTCGCAAAGACTAG
- a CDS encoding acyl-CoA dehydrogenase family protein: protein MHIAYTPEQEELRRELRAYFDKLLTPERREALASNQGEYGSGNVYRETVEQMGADGWLALGWPKEFGGQDRSVMDQLIFTDEAAIAGAPVPFLTINSVAPTIMHFGTEEQKKFFLPKIAAGKLHFSIGYSEPGAGTDLASLRTSAVRDGDDYVINGQKMWTSLIEYADYIWLAVRTNTEVKKHRGISMLIVPTTAEGFSYTKVRTMAGPGTSATYYQDVRVPVTSRVGEENAGWKLVTNQLNHERVALVSSAPIITALREVREWAQNTKGPGGRIIDSEWVQLNLARVHAKVEYLKLINWELASTTDAAPSPADASATKVFGTELATEAYRLLMEVLGTAATLRQDSPGAQLRGRVERMHRACLILTFGGGTNEVQRDIIAMTALGQPAATR from the coding sequence ATGCATATCGCCTACACGCCCGAGCAGGAAGAGCTGCGCCGCGAGCTACGCGCGTACTTCGACAAACTGCTGACCCCGGAGCGGCGCGAGGCCCTTGCCTCGAATCAGGGTGAGTACGGCAGCGGCAACGTCTATCGCGAGACCGTCGAGCAGATGGGTGCCGACGGCTGGCTCGCACTGGGCTGGCCCAAGGAATTCGGTGGACAGGACCGGTCGGTGATGGATCAGCTGATCTTCACCGACGAGGCCGCGATCGCCGGCGCCCCGGTACCGTTCCTGACGATCAACAGCGTCGCACCGACCATCATGCACTTCGGCACCGAGGAACAGAAGAAGTTCTTCCTGCCCAAGATCGCCGCGGGCAAGCTGCACTTCTCTATCGGTTACTCCGAGCCCGGCGCGGGTACTGACCTCGCGTCGCTGCGTACTTCGGCGGTCCGCGACGGCGACGACTACGTCATCAACGGCCAGAAGATGTGGACGAGCCTCATCGAATACGCCGACTACATCTGGCTGGCGGTGCGCACCAATACCGAGGTGAAGAAGCACCGCGGCATCTCGATGCTCATCGTCCCCACCACCGCCGAGGGCTTCTCGTACACCAAGGTCCGCACCATGGCCGGGCCCGGCACCAGCGCCACCTACTACCAGGATGTACGGGTGCCGGTCACCAGCCGGGTCGGCGAAGAGAACGCGGGCTGGAAGCTAGTCACCAATCAGCTCAACCACGAGCGCGTGGCCCTGGTTTCCTCGGCACCGATCATCACCGCGCTGCGCGAGGTGCGTGAGTGGGCCCAGAACACCAAGGGCCCGGGCGGCCGCATCATCGATTCGGAATGGGTGCAGCTGAACCTGGCACGCGTACATGCCAAGGTCGAATACCTCAAGCTCATCAACTGGGAGCTGGCCTCCACCACCGATGCCGCGCCCTCTCCCGCCGACGCCTCCGCCACCAAGGTCTTCGGTACCGAGTTGGCCACCGAGGCCTACCGGCTGCTCATGGAGGTTCTCGGGACGGCGGCAACCTTGCGTCAGGACTCTCCCGGCGCCCAGCTGCGCGGCCGCGTCGAGCGGATGCACCGGGCCTGCTTGATCCTCACGTTCGGCGGCGGCACCAACGAGGTGCAGCGCGACATCATCGCGATGACCGCCCTCGGCCAGCCTGCGGCGACACGCTAG
- a CDS encoding acyl-CoA dehydrogenase family protein, whose amino-acid sequence MDFSLTEAQTDLGGLTRTIASAISTPERQKELDKQDSRFDWQLWTKLVEADILSTAAPESVGGGGFGVLEQSSILVELGRELAAVPYLESVVLAAGALAAFGSEALQSDWAAPAVAGKKVLTVALDGEPGEGPVAARTVSSPGAGYVLTGNRVLVPFGVEADAYLVPAETETGTAVFLVSAEDAGVTQETLHTTGKDSSAELILSEVAVPAERKVGDAEVVQWLRLRESLGHSAYQLGVLERALELTADYARTREQFGKPIGGFQAVAQRLADGYIDVKGLRLTLWQAAWRVSEELPADVDVATAKFWAADAGHRVAHTAVHVHGGVGIDEDHPVHRYFLAAKHNEFASGSATEQLRRIGRELADTPA is encoded by the coding sequence ATGGATTTCTCCCTTACCGAGGCACAGACCGACCTTGGTGGTCTGACCCGCACCATCGCGTCGGCCATCAGCACCCCGGAGCGGCAGAAGGAACTCGACAAGCAGGACAGCCGGTTCGACTGGCAGCTCTGGACCAAGCTGGTCGAGGCCGACATCCTGTCCACCGCAGCCCCCGAATCGGTAGGCGGCGGCGGTTTCGGCGTTCTGGAACAGTCATCGATTCTCGTCGAGCTGGGCCGTGAGCTGGCCGCCGTCCCGTATCTGGAGTCTGTCGTGCTGGCCGCCGGAGCGCTCGCCGCATTCGGCTCGGAAGCATTGCAAAGTGATTGGGCCGCACCGGCTGTCGCCGGCAAGAAGGTCCTGACCGTCGCGCTCGACGGTGAGCCCGGTGAGGGCCCGGTCGCCGCACGCACGGTGTCCTCGCCGGGGGCCGGCTATGTGCTCACCGGCAACCGCGTCCTGGTGCCGTTCGGCGTCGAGGCCGACGCGTACCTGGTGCCCGCCGAGACGGAGACCGGTACCGCGGTCTTCCTGGTGTCGGCCGAGGACGCCGGCGTCACCCAAGAGACGCTGCACACCACCGGCAAGGACAGCTCTGCTGAGCTGATCCTGTCCGAGGTTGCCGTTCCGGCCGAGCGCAAGGTCGGCGATGCGGAGGTGGTGCAGTGGCTGCGCCTCCGGGAATCTTTGGGACACAGCGCCTACCAGCTCGGCGTGCTGGAGCGGGCCCTTGAATTGACCGCCGACTACGCCCGCACCCGCGAGCAATTCGGCAAGCCGATCGGCGGCTTCCAAGCGGTGGCCCAGCGGCTCGCCGACGGCTACATCGACGTCAAGGGCCTGCGCCTGACGCTGTGGCAGGCCGCGTGGCGCGTCTCCGAAGAACTACCTGCCGATGTCGATGTCGCGACCGCCAAGTTCTGGGCCGCCGATGCCGGGCACCGTGTGGCGCACACCGCGGTGCACGTGCACGGCGGTGTCGGTATCGACGAAGATCACCCGGTACACCGGTACTTCCTGGCCGCCAAGCACAATGAGTTCGCCTCGGGTAGCGCGACGGAGCAGTTGCGCCGCATCGGGCGCGAGCTCGCCGACACACCTGCCTAG
- a CDS encoding long-chain-fatty-acid--CoA ligase translates to MSTPEDATVTQLLLNLADVDDRGLHFEGSFTSWRDHVTESRRLASVLKSKLDPGRPPHIAVLLENTPAFSYLLGAAALGGLVLVGLNPTRRGSALRRDVDLADCQLILTDSASSALLDGIDYLDIDSLAAEFQGSTTPVEVPDVRPDDLFMLIFTSGTSGDPKAVQITHAKVASAGIMLSSRFDLGPADVCYLSMPMFHSNAVLAGWSVAVAAGASIALRRKFSASAFLDDVRTYGATYANYVGKPMSYVLATPEHPDDAQNPLKIMYGNEAAPGDTDRFAKRFGAFVVDGFGSTEGGIALGWAPGTPPGAIGPLTPDVRILDIETGEPCPPAIFDDSGKVVNAAEATGELVNVTGPGRFTGYYKNPEADAERMLDGKYRSGDLAYADENGYVYFAGRLGDWLRVDGENLGTAPIERALLRHPDITEVAVYGIPDPTVGDRVMAALVVRNGFQASDLGEFLSAQEDLGPKQWPSFVRISTNLPRTATFKVIKRQLSAEALETTDPLWERSGGRYTQT, encoded by the coding sequence GTGAGCACGCCCGAAGACGCGACGGTCACCCAGCTGCTGCTGAACCTGGCCGATGTAGACGACCGGGGCCTGCATTTCGAAGGCTCGTTCACCTCGTGGCGTGATCATGTGACCGAAAGCCGCAGGCTCGCTTCGGTGTTGAAGAGCAAACTGGACCCCGGCAGGCCGCCGCACATCGCGGTGCTACTGGAGAACACCCCGGCGTTCTCATATCTGTTGGGAGCCGCGGCACTCGGCGGTCTGGTGTTGGTGGGCCTCAACCCCACCCGACGGGGATCGGCGCTGCGGCGAGACGTGGATCTGGCCGATTGCCAGCTGATACTCACCGACTCGGCGAGTTCTGCCCTGCTGGACGGGATCGACTACCTGGACATCGATTCGCTCGCCGCAGAATTCCAGGGATCCACCACGCCGGTGGAAGTCCCCGACGTGCGTCCGGATGATCTGTTCATGCTCATCTTCACCTCGGGCACCAGCGGCGACCCCAAGGCCGTCCAGATCACCCATGCCAAGGTGGCGTCCGCCGGAATCATGCTGTCCTCGCGGTTCGACCTCGGCCCGGCCGACGTCTGCTATCTCTCGATGCCGATGTTCCATTCCAACGCGGTGCTCGCGGGGTGGTCGGTCGCCGTAGCCGCAGGCGCCTCAATTGCGTTGCGGCGCAAGTTCTCTGCATCCGCATTCTTGGACGACGTGCGCACATACGGCGCGACATACGCCAACTACGTGGGTAAACCCATGTCGTACGTGCTGGCAACACCAGAACACCCCGACGACGCCCAGAACCCACTGAAGATCATGTACGGCAACGAGGCGGCGCCCGGAGACACCGACCGATTCGCCAAGCGTTTCGGCGCCTTCGTCGTCGACGGATTCGGATCCACCGAGGGCGGTATCGCGCTGGGGTGGGCGCCGGGTACTCCGCCGGGCGCGATAGGGCCACTGACCCCCGACGTTCGTATTCTGGACATCGAGACCGGAGAACCCTGTCCGCCTGCCATTTTCGATGACAGCGGCAAGGTGGTGAATGCCGCGGAAGCGACCGGCGAGCTGGTGAATGTCACGGGGCCAGGGCGGTTCACCGGTTACTACAAGAACCCCGAAGCCGATGCCGAGCGCATGCTCGACGGCAAGTATCGCAGCGGCGATCTGGCCTACGCCGACGAGAACGGATACGTGTACTTCGCCGGGCGCCTGGGCGATTGGCTGCGTGTCGACGGCGAAAATCTGGGCACCGCCCCGATCGAGCGGGCACTGCTGCGCCACCCGGATATCACCGAGGTCGCCGTGTACGGGATTCCGGATCCGACCGTCGGCGATCGGGTCATGGCAGCACTGGTCGTACGCAACGGGTTCCAGGCATCGGATCTCGGCGAATTCCTCTCCGCCCAGGAAGATCTCGGTCCCAAGCAGTGGCCGTCGTTCGTCAGGATCAGCACGAACCTACCCCGCACCGCGACATTCAAGGTGATCAAGCGGCAGCTGTCCGCCGAGGCGTTGGAGACCACCGACCCCCTGTGGGAGCGGTCGGGGGGTCGATACACCCAAACCTGA